The Hippoglossus hippoglossus isolate fHipHip1 chromosome 21, fHipHip1.pri, whole genome shotgun sequence genome contains a region encoding:
- the rif1 gene encoding telomere-associated protein RIF1 isoform X8 — protein MMATAGPPSSSSLLPLLESLEDSSAGQSEHTDAYLTIANRLSGEEARQFLPAIEKHFSRLGKTILNHITSPNAELSQAALQALGFCVYHSQVVSGVPEDFAAEILSALCSLVVKSTDKNTCTRALWVLSKQSFPPDVVSKKVPSILGTLESVWSREDIQSVVMEHEALNVIIRLLEQVTAPMGDGAVRWAKLVIPLVVHSASKVRLRAAAAMEMGMPLLLEKQTEVAAIIEPMMSTKLIPELQKLFMSKNETNVLKLWPLFVKLLGKMLHRGGPFINSLLHLEELGFRSSSPTIKKIAFIAWKSLIDNFSLNPDILCSAKRIKLLMQPLASIHVRTEALLLTKVEVWWYLVVQLGPNLAPNFDQVSVPLLQCTIGCDGSSVPATPSRSVTQNGAATPGTPKTTATPGFNSPANTPRMSLNSTVQVPSSFPSIQLLGLEMLLHYFLGPETVATAAKRKLTLSLEPLNHALVSGSSSFTKHAAVLISTLRDGFISVGKDAPDALLNVLWTNLVRFVNMTIESGGSKKDRQGSEVLTLMLQALQSIVTSENLPANKVLVLLEATVKGVPQRVLGSASYQVGKMDVLNGTPALYLILLLYNSSMLSAYIEDKRFFQCLQTLVGCGLSGHTSPLAFAEAVLGAIGGSARSLQSKEQLWRMWSVMVSPLTDTITQSNEVNQGDALEHNFSAMHSALLFPVTHLLRGSPLQQASQKSMLSTWSKLYKVFARCSSLVVTAEENVCCEELCAKMTASIDRDALTVPSTLNAVSSLLQVMVECVDFSPYSPQFQQKLKSPHTPVNWMRKRSKALGNLSTFQSLLVQCLEVYLQAPDASSEATGVSLVSILSALFTNLVLANVVQEALASLVQPLSLLYKHAASEPPAFTSLLLTKLEKLLGDVLGCVQSRSSLAFNDELLALLSPLLCVLFPLKNKQLRTSVTQFWNATFANSVSLTYPEEIRPILSQVKQKIPIILPGFEVVTVSGDLSGQYSSESSQLETKLSGIPVSSVGKRDTLLGKDKSSTKMSKPVSTKLDFGSPKPPRREVLEEEASIDFVFIPPETKERVLTEHQKEVKRTKRADIPAMYNNLDASLDTTVFTQYTQSQEDSSEKLQTEQTDKVTKEAPDEVPQEDDAEIPARESGDCSSPKETEKETEKHEEMIPEPADVSMEEDAKSDTAEDMDMQSKEGSSPNISSSSDLVSGTPQKPNSRRQSFITLEKYAEGKPASPSSTFTGRLGKSSSSQERSKTSKASPSQASQSPDSLDSQTPGKVDSQNPVNDATESPRRPKDSGIKSEPVRLTERLPSDTTEDEDVIPDTQTDAEDMQPSSQEEELNDSQASMSQASQGETRRSGRRKVKPVLPGEDPEAQGEKSLTKRRRSGEKPNNDSPDSTQSRVTRRSQQLSEEASSRERLRTRAQRDKSETSQTDSQGRAHKKIKLQNNSDESLDNPEPRRGRPRSTREQESSQTVLQSDSESQTQKKRGRPKKASSEINKEVAVKTKMRDSHEKEQSSQTDTQVVEQKEKDDDEVMNDSQLTTPSPHTGARSQDSEVGEQTEQADHELMNDSQIISSSPQTGTRSQDSEVVEQKEDHELKSDSQMITPSPQTDTRSQEFELVEQTKQDDHELKSDSQMISSSPQTGTRSQDSEVVEQKEKEDHELKRDSQMITPSPQTGTRSQEFELVEQTEEDAVKPKDSQILTSSQPDGQSLESELVEETKKEECSISVSTNEAQDGTDTTNELENESEVKGKPKTSDGVDDDLSQEDSEVITPVSSESQSRRRSGRSKAPAESEDKSDSQPSSGRGRRSTSKTSAVGQAEASIGGRTRRSKSTPGSTPESSQSLEVPGSSESSQGRGRYSKRKSSQALVPSLESSESESSQAKDISVMPKKRGRKPKASLPSPLAADCKIDGIDNNVAKDVVDDSQEEDTQIIEATAETVLDESQKSPNVPDSESFQDEAEPEEQPNRESPMEEEADAVVASEPVVTEKTEIDDKEGSDVSPGKKEQRDSPTKTDETSSQENDTEDVEVPEPVGSSNEQIEETVPPAEETLVSLDETTEEPQVSESPEDQAEDVSETGDSDKENEQADSDQEHPVVPVEAAPQDENQVEILNVTDEPSKEEEPSEQPTELSSEEDVAPPPENDEDNNQMMDEEETQADDAENDVFVNLNAAPTDLCDAPADCSGKDDFQDSPVRHKELEAVMGLDVGQSPSGGKTRGTWSPSASPSTSILKKGQKRPLEDETPSPLVKSRRVSFANPIQRQEMADDIDRRSPVIRTSSPRRSKVSGIPLPKYVTTPTKGLLILSPRNLRSPGSKSSKKCLISEMNQEPRPVPRDCIYPALVGCSAPVEAVLPQISSTLWSRGFGQLVRARNIKTVGDLSALTPHEIKTLPIRSPKISNVKKALKFYEQQRKGRGGDELKSLDELELMTSQLEETSAPQNQEDEDKTSGETLGV, from the exons ATGATGGCGACGGCGGGGCCTCCGAGCAGCTCcagcctcctccctctgctggagTCTCTGGAGGACAGCTCTGCTGGACAGTCCGAGCACACAGACGCCTACCTCACCATCGCCAA TCGCCTCAGCGGAGAAGAAGCTCGCCAGTTTCTTCCTGCAATTGAAAAGCACTTTTCTCGTCTGGGTAAAACCATCTTG AACCACATCACCAGTCCGAACGCGGAGCTGAGCCAAGCCGCCCTGCAGGCGTTGGGGTTTTGCGTGTACCATTCTCAAGTAGTCTCCGGCGTGCCTG AAGACTTTGCAGCAGAAATACTGTCAGCACTTTGCTCCCTGGTGGTGAAGTCGACGGACAAGAACACGTGCACCAGAGCATTATGGGTCCTCTCCAAACAGAGCTTTCCTCCAGATGTGGTTTCCAAAAAA GTGCCGTCTATACTGGGAACGCTGGAAAGTGTGTGGAGCAGAGAAGACATCCAGTCTGTGGTAATGGAGCATGAAGCCTTGAACGTTATCATCAG GTTGCTGGAGCAGGTTACAGCTCCGATGGGCGATGGAGCAGTGCGGTGGGCGAAGCTGGTCATTCCTCTGGTCGTCCACTCCGCCTCCAAGGTGCGTCTACGGGCCGCGGCCGCCATGGAGATGGGGATGCCCCTGCTGCTGGAGAAACAGACGGAGGTGGCCGCTATCATCGAACCAATGATGTCAACG AAACTGATCCCAGAGCTGCAGAAGCTTTTCATGTCCAAGAATGAAACGAACGTCCTGAAGCTCTGGCCTTTGTTTGTGAAGCTGCTCGGGAAG ATGCTGCACAGAGGAGGTCCCTTCATCAACTCTCTGCTGcatctggaggagctgggatTCCGCAGCTCCTCCCCCACCATCAAGAAGATCGCCTTCATCGCCTGGAAAAGCCTCATAGACAACTTCTCCCTCAATCCAG ACATCCTGTGCAGTGCCAAACGTATCAAGCTCCTGATGCAGCCGCTCGCGTCCATCCACGTCAGGACAGAAGCTCTGCTGCTCACCAAGGTGGAGGTGTGGTGGTACCTGGTGGTGCAGCTGGGACCCAACCTGGCCCCGAACTTTGATCAG GTTTCTGTGCCTTTGCTCCAGTGCACCATCGGCTGTGACGGCTCCTCCGTCCCAGCCACTCCCTCTAGATCCGTCACTCAAAATGGTGCCGCTACACCTGGAACACCCAAAACCA CAGCTACCCCGGGCTTCAACAGTCCAGCCAACACGCCTCGAATGAGCCTGAACTCCACCGTCCAggtcccctcctccttcccctccatcCAGCTGCTCGGCCTGGAGATGCTGCTCCACTATTTTCTGGGACCGGAGACTGTTGCCACGGCGGCGAAAAGAAAACTCACCCTGAGTCTCG agccCCTGAACCACGCGCTCGTCTccggctcctcctccttcaccaaACACGCTGCTGTTCTCATCTCAACCCTCAGAGATGGATTCATAAGCGTCGGCAAAGACGCTCCAG ATGCTCTTTTGAACGTTTTATGGACGAATCTTGTGCGTTTTGTCAACATGACCATAGAGTCCG GAGGCAGTAAGAAGGACCGTCAGGGCTCTGAAGTTCTCACCCTGATGCTTCAGGCTCTGCAGAGCATCGTCACCTCAGAGAATCTGCCTGCAAACAAAGTCCTG GTTCTGCTGGAGGCCACAGTGAAGGGAGTTCCTCAGCGAGTTCTTGGCTCCGCCTCTTACCAAGTCGGCAAGATGGACGTGCTAAAT gGAACACCAGCTCTTTATCTCATCCTGCTCCTCTACAACAGCAGCATGCTCTCAGCCTACATCGAGGACAAGAG ATTCTTTCAGTGCCTTCAGACTCTGGTGGGCTGCGGCCTGTCGGGCCACACCTCCCCTCTGGCGTTTGCCGAGGCGGTGCTCGGGGCCATCGGAGGCAGCGCCAGGTCTCTGCAGAGCAAGGAGCAGCTGTGGAGGATGTGGAGCGTGATGGTCAGTCCGCTCACAGACACCATCACACAG TCTAATGAAGTGAACCAAGGTGACGCTCTGGAGCACAACTTCAGCGCCATGCACTCTGCGCTGCTCTTCCCCGTCACACACCTCCTACGTGGCTCCCCACTGCAGCAG GCGTCCCAGAAGTCGATGTTGTCCACGTGGTCCAAACTGTACAAGGTGTTCGCCCGCTGCTCGTCACTGGTGGTCACGGCCGAGGAGAACGTCTGCTGCGAGGAGCTCTGTGCGAAGATGACGGCTTCGATCGACAGAGACGCCCTGACG GTCCCGTCAACTTTAAATGCAGTTTCCAGCCTCCTCCAGGTGATGGTGGAGTGTGTGGACTTCTCTCCGTACTCTCCTCAGTTCCAGCAGAAGCTAAAGT ctcctcacacTCCTGTGAACtggatgagaaagaggagcaaGGCTCTGGGGAACTTGTCCACGTTTCAGTCCCTGCTGGTCCAGTGTCTGGAGGTTTATCTCCAGGCCCCCGACGCGTCGTCAGAGGCCACAGGAGTCTCGCTGGTCTCCATCTTGTCGGCTCTCTTCACCAATCTCGTCCTCGCCAATGTCGTCCAGGAGGCGCTCGCTTCTCTGGTTCAACCTCTCTCACTCCTCTACAAACACGCAGCCAGCGAGCCGCCCGCGTTCACATCGCTGCTCCTGACAAAG ctggagaagCTCCTTGGTGACGTCCTGGGCTGCGTTCAGAGCCGCTCTTCTTTGGCCTTCAACGACGAGCTgctggctctgctctctcctctgctgtgtgtgttgtttccacTCAAGAACAAGCAGCTTCGCACGTCGGTCACCCAGTTCTGGAACGCCACCTTCGCCAACTCGGTCAGCCTCACTTACCCCGAAGAGATCAG ACCGATCCTGAGCCAAGTGAAGCAGAAGATCCCGATCATTCTTCCCGGCTTTGAGGTCGTCACCGTCTCCGGAGATCTCAGTGGCCAATATTCC AGTGAGAGTTCCCAGTTGGAGACCAAGCTCAGCGGGATTCCCGTTTCGTCGGTGGGAAAGAGGGACACGCTGCTGGGGAAGGACAAGAGCTCCACCAAGATGTCCAAGCCAGTTTCT ACAAAGCTGGATTTTGGCTCTCCCAAGCCCCCCCGCAGAGAGGTCTTGGAGGAAGAGGCCTCCATTGACTTTGTCTTCATTCCTCCTGAGACGAAGGAGAGAGTTCTGACCGAGCACCAGAAGGAGGTGAAAAGGACTAAAAG GGCTGATATCCCGGCCATGTACAACAACCTCGACGCTTCTCTGGATACAACAGTTTTCACTCAGTACACTCAGAGCCAAGAGGACTCCTC GGAGAAACTGCAAACGGAACAAACTGACAAGGTCACCAAAGAGGCTCCTGACGAG gtTCCACAGGAAGATGATGCTGAAATTCCAGCAAGAGAGAGTGGAGACTGTTCCAGCccgaaagaaacagaaaaagagacgGAGAAGCATGAAGAAATGATCCCTGAGCCAGCAGATGTTTCCATGGAGGAAGATGCCAAGAGTGATACAGCAGAAGACATGGACATGCAGTCTAAAGAAGGCTCAAGTCCTAACATCTCTAGCTCCTCAGATCTGGTCTCGGGGACTCCTCAGAAACCCAACAGTCGCCGTCAGTCCTTTATCACTCTGGAGAAGTATGCTGAGGGAAAACCTGCCAGCCCCAGCAGCACATTCACAGGTCGCCTCGGAAAGTCCTCCAGTAGCCAAGAACGCTCCAAAACCAGCAAGGCATCTCCTTCCCAGGCCTCCCAGAGTCCAGACTCTCTGGATTCCCAAACCCCTGGGAAAGTGGACTCGCAGAATCCTGTTAACGATGCCACAGAGTCCCCTCGACGACCTAAAGACTCTGGGATTAAGAGTGAGCCTGTCAGGCTGACTGAGCGACTGCCCAGTGACACGACAGAGGACGAAGACGTTATCCCAGACACCCAAACGGACGCAGAGGATATGCAGCCGTCGAGTCAGGAAGAGGAATTGAACGATTCTCAGGCCTCTATGTCGCAGGCTTCTCAAGGTGAAACCAGACGCTCTGGGCGCCGCAAAGTCAAACCTGTGCTGCCCGGCGAGGACCCCGAAGCCCAGGGAGAAAAGTCCTTGACTAAAAGGAGACGTTCTGGGGAGAAGCCAAACAATGATTCTCCAGACTCGACACAAAGCAGAGTAACCAGGAGAAGTCAGCAGCTTTCTGAGGAAGCCAGTAGCAGAGAGAGATTACGAACGAGGGCTCAGAGGGACAAGAGCGAGACGAGCCAAACCGACTCTCAGGGTAGAGCCCACAAGAAGATCAAGCTGCAGAACAACTCAGATGAGTCCCTCGATAATCCTGAACCCAGGAGAGGAAGACCAAGAAGCACCAGAGAGCAGGAGTCCAGCCAAACTGTTCTGCAGTCCGACAGTGAAAGCCAGACACAGAAAAAGCGCGGCCGCCCTAAAAAAGCATCATCAGAGATTAACAAGGAGGTGGCTGTGAAGACAAAGATGAGGGATTCACATGAGAAAGAACAGTCGAGCCAAACTGACACACAGGTTGTAGAACAGAAGGaaaaggatgatgatgaagtaaTGAACGACTCTCAGCTGACCACTCCTTCTCCTCACACTGGTGCTAGATCCCAGGACTCTGAGGTTGGAGAACAAACTGAACAGGCAGACCATGAACTAATGAACGACTCTCAGATAATCAGCTCTTCCCCTCAAACTGGTACCAGATCCCAGGACTCTGAGGTTGTAGAACAGAAGGAGGATCACGAACTAAAGAGCGACTCTCAGATGATTACTCCTTCTCCTCAAACTGATACCAGGTCCCAAGAGTTTGAACTTGTagaacaaaccaaacaagaTGATCATGAACTAAAGAGCGACTCCCAGATGATCAGCTCTTCCCCTCAAACTGGTACCAGATCCCAGGACTCTGAGGTTGTAGAacagaaggaaaaggaggatcACGAACTAAAGAGGGACTCTCAGATGATTACTCCTTCTCCTCAAACTGGTACCAGATCCCAAGAGTTTGAACTTGTAGAACAAACCGAAGAAGATGCCGTTAAGCCAAAAGATTCTCAAATCCTAACCTCTTCTCAACCTGATGGCCAATCCCTGGAATCTGAGCTTGTAGAAGAGACCAAAAAGGAAGAGTGTTCGATATCCGTCTCAACCAACGAGGCCCAAGACGGAACCGACACGACAAACGAGTTGGAGAACGAATCGGAGGTCAAAGGCAAACCCAAGACCAGCGATGGCGTCGATGACGACCTTAGTCAAGAGGACTCTGAGGTGATCACACCTGTATCTTCTGAAAGCCAGTCTCGGCGTAGATCCGGAAGAAGCAAGGCTCCAGCGGAGTCCGAAGACAAAAGCGACAGTCAGCCTTCatcaggaagagggagaaggtcTACCTCAAAGACATCAGCTGTCGGTCAGGCAGAGGCCAGCATTGGAGGTAGAACCAGAAGAAGCAAATCAACTCCTGGCTCCACCCCGGAGAGTTCTCAGTCGTTAGAAGTTCCTGGATCTTCAGAGTCCTCCCAAGGCAGGGGCAGGTACTCCAAACGAAAGTCTTCCCAGGCGTTGGTTCCCAGTTTGGAGTCTTCAGAGTCTGAAAGCTCACAGGCCAAAGACATTTCTGTTATGCccaaaaagagagggaggaaaccGAAAGCTTCACTTCCCAGTCCTCTCGCCGCTGATTGTAAAATAGATGGAATTGATAACAATGTGGCGAAGGATGTTGTTGATGATTCTCAAGAAGAAGATACGCAAATCATAGAAGCCACAGCTGAAACCGTTTTAGATGAATCACAGAAAAGCCCAAATGTTCCAGATTCTGAATCATTCCAGGATGAAGCTGAACCGGAGGAGCAACCTAACCGAGAATCACCGATGGAGGAAGAGGCTGATGCTGTCGTGGCCTCAGAACCTGTCGTTACAGAGAAAACTGAGATCGACGACAAAGAGGGAAGTGATGTGTCCCCCGGCAAGAAAGAGCAAAGAGACTCTCCAACAAAAACTGATGAAACTTCTTCTCAAGAGAATGACACTGAGGACGTAGAAGTGCCTGAACCAGTTGGGAGCAGTAATGAGCAGATAGAGGAAACTGTGCCTCCTGCTGAGGAAACACTGGTGTCTCTGGATGAGACGACGGAGGAACCTCAG GTCTCAGAGTCTCCGGAGGACCAAGCTGAAGACGTTTCTGAAACTGGGGACAGtgataaagaaaatgaacaagCTGATTCAGACCAAGAACATCCAGTGGTCCCAGTGGAAGCTGCACCTCAGGATGAAAACCAGGTTGAGATTCTGAATGTCACAGATGAGCCTTCGAAGGAGGAGGAGCCATCGGAGCAGCCCACAGAGCTCAGCTCGGAGGAAGACGTCGCACCTCCACCGGAGAATGATGAAGACAACAACCAGATGATGGATGAAGAGGAAACTCAGGCGGACGACGCTGAGAACGATGTATTTGTTAATTTGAATGCAGCTCCGACTGATCTGTGCGACGCTCCAGCGGATTGTTCTGGTAAAGATGATTTTCAGGATTCTCCCGTGAGGcacaaggagctggaggctgtcATGGGCTTAGATGTTGGCCAGAGCCCCAGCGGTGGCAAGACCAGAGGAACCTGGTCTCCCTCGGCCTCCCCCTCCACCAGCATCCTGAAGAAGGGCCAGAAAAGACCACTGGAGGATGAGACCCCCTCGCCTCTCGTCAAA TCCAGACGTGTGTCTTTTGCGAATCCGATCCAGAGGCAGGAAATGGCCGACGACATTGATCGTCGCAGCCCCGTCATCAGAACCAGTTCTCCCAGAAGATCCAAAGTCAGCGGCATCCCTCTGCCCAAA TATGTCACGACTCCGACAAAGGGCTTGTTGATCCTGAGCCCCAGGAATCTGCGCAGTCCAGGTTCCAAGAGCTCCAAGAAATGCCTG ATTTCTGAAATGAACCAAGAGCCCCGTCCTGTCCCCAGAGACTGTATCTATCCGGCGCTGGTCGGCTGCTCTGCACCTGTAGAAGCTGTGCTGCCTCAGATCTCCTCCACCTTGTG GTCTCGGGGGTTCGGGCAGCTCGTTCGAGCCAGAAACATCAAAACGGTCGGCGACCTCAGCGCTTTAACGCCCCATGAGATCAAGACTCTGCCCATTCGCTCGCCGAAGATCTCCAACGTCAAGAAGGCACTTAAGTTTTACGAACAGCAG CGTAAAGGTCGAGGTGGCGACGAGTTGAAGAGTCTAGATGAACTGGAGTTGATGACGTCTCAACTGGAGGAGACCAGTGCTCCTCAAAACCAGGAGGACGAGGACAAGACCTCAGGCGAGACTCTCGGTGTGTAA